The segment TTATAACAtataaaatacaaatttaaaattaCAAGATTAATGTCAACCATCTTAACAAAAAGAAACGTTTAAATTCTATTTATAATCCTTCCATTGTTATTCCACTTACTATGATACCACTTATTACATAAGAGATTGAAACAAATGATAAAATTACACTATGAAAATAAACAAAGAGAGACTAATCCTACTCCATATCTGAATGCACTGACTTCTATAATCTACATATCACTACTCCTATGAAACACCAACGTTGAATAATTGGGAAGCTACAGGTACTACTTACCATACCTATTACATTAAATCAAGTCCGAGTATTAACACTTACGCATTCTAACATTTAATTCTAAAAAAGCTTAGCCAAAGCGTTTGAGCCCTAAGGTAAGATATACCATTTGTATCAGTACTAAATTTGAGATACATACACCCAAGCTTAGGGATAAGCTCTTATTTAAAAGAAAGAAGACGAAGGTAGAGTAGAATCAAGCTTTGAATCAGGCACCAATTACGTTATCTTCAAGATCCCTTTGTGGCCTCCTTCATCTCCTCAAAGCACTCGGTAAAACACTTGGCCAGAGTAGCAGAATTTACATAACCTTTGGTGCCAATCACTTCCAACCTCACACTTCCCATGTAGCTCACTACCGTCAAAAGAAGCGTCTGCAAGtgcaaaaccaacaaaaaaaaagaGTTTAAAATCAATATATTCGTAACGTGAAGCTGGAACTAAAAGTAGCAGATAGATATTCTTACACTAATAATCACGATAAAGGTGGTAGACATCTATATTATAGGTATTTGGGAAACAGGTTTCAGTTAGTTAATGTTTTTTCCTTGTAGCTACCAAATTACTTGCCTGAGGAATCCCAGATACTGAGAATGAGATGCTCTTAACCGGAATTTGATTGATCGCTATCTTGTCTGTCGGGCCGATCATATTCGATAATGCTAATGTTGTGTTTGCCAGAGTGTTATACATACCTCTAGCAGATGCCTGCAATACTCAATAATACAAGCTTTAATTGCAAACTAATACCTTTTGCAATATAAAAGTAATGAAATTCCGCTCATCATAAATGGCTTACCCGTCGGCCTAGATAGCTGAGTAGTCTTCTAGTAAGGAAGACCTCAAGTGACATTTTCTTCCTGTCTATGATTTGCTTTGCTCTTCGTACGAAATCTAATGGACTCTCTGCATTAGCTACGGGCATAGGGATTTGTAACATCCCAATGCGGTTTCCCCATGGTGCTCGACTGTTAAGTTTCAGCATATATTTTATATCCTGCAGAAATCCACAATAAAATTAGAAATTTTTGTAATGGCCACAGAAATAGAGGGAGCTCTAAATATCATCCTAGATGTTGAAgtaatattatgtcataaaacgCCTATTTATCATCAAGGTTTAAACTCTTAATGGACATTCTGGTTTATCCGTTGTGCCCGATTACTGTGCATTCATGCAGACCAAAAAATCATGCTAAAAATCTCTTGTACAAATTTCTTCTCTAAAAAGGTAGAGAGAGATTGTGTGGTACATTCAATCCCGATAATGCTCTCGTGTTCATAAATAAAATCCCTGTTACTCTTGACCTCGCCATTTCCTTCCTCACTCCTGACGTTTCTCCTGCAAAAATATGTATAATTAATCGTTATAGATACCTGGAGTCATTATACCAAGAGCTATAATGAGTCAGAACTAAAATTGAAATTATGAATATTTATTTCTCTCACCTTGAGAAAGAGTAGTCTCCAGGTATCGTTGAAAACCACAGAATATTACGCCCATTACCACATCGTTTACAGTCTGCAAAAGTATATCACCAAATAAGCCTACCATAATGAACATGTTTGGAAACAATAAATatgatagaaaatgaaagtgagatgaAGAAGTTACTCCTCCGATGGAATTCTTTATTTTTTTGACGTCTTCCATGAGGAACGTGACAGAGGATATGACTTTCGGCAGCATCTCAACACCAGGAGGCCCGCGAAAGTGCAACTTGCTATCCTCCATCAATACAATTCTAAGGAAGCTGCTAATGAGATCAGAAACAGTGTACCACAGTACAAGCACAGGCATGAATAGCCTCTGAAACATGTAATACATAAATTCAGTAGAAACCCATGAATAATATGGAATAGTTTTGTGAGATGGAGATTTAAATGAAGGAAAAGTGACAGGGAGATTGGGATTGTCTGCTCTGGTAACACAGCAGAGTAGTAAGGACATGAGGGAAGTACCATCACCTAAGGAATGGTGCATGTTTATAACTAATGTGGCTCTGGCCTTGCTTGTACTGTAATTGAGAAAGTGAAACGCCCACAAGGGCTTACACTTGGGAAGAGGGGTTAGGTGTATATTACTGATATAGTCTTTCACAAACTCATCATATTCTGTGTGACCCGGAGGAAACTCTGGAACAATTACATGATCATCCACGTTTACTTCAGTTTCCACCCAATGCAGAACTCCATGTCTATTCTCAGTCTGCCATAACACcagaatcataaaaaaataaaaataaataaataaatctgatgatattttattatttatcaaaAAAAATGAACTAAATCATCACAGAAATGTTACGTAACAACATAGAGAGAAGCTACAGACCATCTTACAGCAAAACCGGGGGTTGCGTGGCAGAAGAAGATTCTTTATGGCTTGCTTCGTTGTACAGATGTCGATGGGTTCTTCCAGCTCAAATATCGCCTGAACGCATAATGAAAGTAAGGAAGTACCAAATGTCTGACTGAAGGGACTGACTACCTCGCAGCCATTACTGTGTACCAACGACGTTTTCACTCTGAGATCCATGAAACAAAATCTTTTCTGAACCAAATCTATCTATGCTTTTGAATGTATTCTTTAACAAAGGTTGATATATATAGCCTCCACTGATATTTTCTGATCTTTTTTTAATGGGCATTAAATATTAGAGTTGAAAGGAATGCCAGTTTTTCAAAGTTTTCATTAAACTCGGTAGGATTAAACACCAAGTTTATTCGGCGATCTTTACAGAGAAAAGACGGTCGGAATGGCTCAAATTAAATTCTTACTCAAGATAGCAAATTTGTTGTTGATCACATGTATGCAGTGTCGCATTCACCTGTAAAGATATCCCAGCCATCGAACTGGGCATCAAATTTCAGTGTAATTTGATAATGTTCACTGTGACTACGTCATCCTGATAACTGGTTCGGTGCCTTGAATGCTATTTTAGCGGATATGAAACATAACTTCGTAAATTGAGTTGCATACCAAACCAATATTTAAGTaaattgtaatttttatttttcaagtgtgTTTTTATTTTCACCCGAGGGATTTAGAGTTGTAGATGTGTAATATTTAGTTTAGTTGTTCATCTTGATTGTAATAAAAAGATAATCTAATTATTTAAGAATGGCTAATGGCTATAATGTGTAAGATTTATTTTCAAGGAAAATATACATTCTTTTAGAAGAGTTAATTTTTTATATTCTT is part of the Cryptomeria japonica chromosome 10, Sugi_1.0, whole genome shotgun sequence genome and harbors:
- the LOC131043267 gene encoding wax ester synthase/diacylglycerol acyltransferase 2-like, with protein sequence MVDTATNVPEEFVFVSTEVAFPDEIKIQLEEYVGRIEMLEETMNEKGLFSLLEVLQHRIDMLKGQIKDVHIFHISLKEAGDMVVENTKTLLHLGNDIDIPGFNEVLDALYKAEVDFFKFVADAQAVTDTRWNEAIFELEEPIDICTTKQAIKNLLLPRNPRFCCKMTENRHGVLHWVETEVNVDDHVIVPEFPPGHTEYDEFVKDYISNIHLTPLPKCKPLWAFHFLNYSTSKARATLVINMHHSLGDGTSLMSLLLCCVTRADNPNLPVTFPSFKSPSHKTIPYYSWVSTEFMYYMFQRLFMPVLVLWYTVSDLISSFLRIVLMEDSKLHFRGPPGVEMLPKTVNDVVMGVIFCGFQRYLETTLSQGERETSGVRKEMARSRVTGILFMNTRALSGLNDIKYMLKLNSRAPWGNRIGMLQIPMPVANAESPLDFVRRAKQIIDRKKMSLEVFLTRRLLSYLGRRASARGMYNTLANTTLALSNMIGPTDKIAINQIPVKSISFSVSGIPQTLLLTVVSYMGSVRLEVIGTKGYVNSATLAKCFTECFEEMKEATKGS